The stretch of DNA CAGTTTAATGAGCAGATGTCATGTCTGCAGGTAAAAAGGCCCACAGTAAAAATTCTGCTTATCTCCACATAACCCATACTGTCCCCActtaattgaatttaattccAATTTCAGACAGCGGCAATGAAAAACTCACAGTTTTGTTTGACTTCAACAAGCCTGCTGAGCAAACTACACTTGCACCAACTACAGAACAGACAACTGACGAAGAGGAAACGACTGGGGCCGAAGGTGAAGCAGCTGATGAGGGCCAGGTCACAGTGGACGTGTATCCTGATCAACCCAAAGTCGAGGAGCAACAGACCCCCGCACCTCTACCTGGGAGAGGAGACGGCCCGGCCAACATTCCCGGGGTGAGATTTCTTTATTACATTGCGATAACATTGAGTCTTTGGTCGGATGCTCAAATTTTACTTTATCTCCAGCAGGGCGATGTAGTGTGCGTTGGCAAAGAGGCGGTCCATGATAAAAATGCAGTCAATCTGAAACTCGCCCACTCTTCCAACTGTGTAAGTAAAAGCATTACTTTCTTTTTGCTCAATACATAAtttgcacaatacataataatctGTGGTTGCTATAGTAAACCGGTGAAGTGGATTCAAAAAGGTTGAGGACCACTCCCTTACATGACACTGAATGGCAGCAAACAGCGCCTAAGCAACAGTCCAACAACAATATTTCATCACCTTGCAGGAAAACACCAAAGTGAGGATTCAGAGCGTCCTCGAGGAGTTGTGTGGTGAAGACTGCAAGCTAGAGCTCTACCAGGAAGACAACACAGACCAGATCCTTGTATCTGGACAGTATGTTGAAGGTCAGAGATGGTCTCTGTTGGAGCAATGAAGATGATGCTAACTCAATAGTGTACTTTGGATGGtgctgatatactgtatttaatcgTTGTGCCTCTCCTGTTTTGTAGATGATATTAAAGGCATGGTCAACAAGTTTAACAACGACAACATCAAAGATAAGGTAGAAAAAAGGAGATTTGAAAACCATGCTCAAATAATATGTGCAGGACAACGATCGTCTtatgtttactttttgtttgtgcGTTGCTGCCCAGGCCGGTGTGAAGGAGGCAGTTCCTCACTGGAGGAAGAACTCTAAACTGGTGCTGGTTTCCCTGCTGCTGACTGGCTTGCTGCTGGCTGCTCTGCTGGTGGCTGGTTATTACTTTAAGACCCACCACAAGAATTCCAAAGGAGTCCGGCTGGTGAGTGGATGACAGGACGCAAACATTTGTAAAATTAAGGAGACATGAGAACAGCAAACCAAGAACAGGTCCCGGTGGGGTTCCATTTACATAGGAATACCTACAAGAACCTTAAGGCACTGGACTTGTTGACTTGCCCAGGTCATTACTACCTCATTGGCTTGGCCATGTTGTTTAGTTTGTCTATCAATGTAGGAGGAAAGGTTCGATCAAGGAATGGGCACAATCAGTCAAATTATTGAGTTTCAGAATTTGAAAATTTGGTCAGTTGACCAATCCAGTGTGTAGCCTGtttttcgcccaaagtcagctggaataagCTCTAATGATGTATGCTGTGAAGGCCTAAATAAGCTATTGCTGCCGAAAGAGGCTGCAGTGTAAACCATTTTGAATGGTTGTTGTGACTATTATGTACTCCATGTGAACTTGAACTTGGACCACCTATATCCAGTTCCCTTACTGCAACCACTTTTCTATAAGTGCATATGGATTATgaattgaatatacagtatgattcTTCCATTGTCAGTTAATCACCGTCTCCCACTCGAGGGAGTAGAGCCGCTTGACTCGCTTAACGCAAGCCATCAGCAGCCTTTTGTAACTCAGCCCCTTGCCAGGAGGCTACACATGGTTTTGGTTCCTTTTTCTCACTAGCCCATGACATCATCTTTTGTAAGAGTTACCACATGGAGGCACACCCATGCGACGGTTTTGATGGAATTGCCTTTGTTTCAAGGCGCTGCACCACTCTTTCGGACATATTGTGTATCATCCATAGAGGTCTTCTTTTAAGACCTAGCCCCTCCCTAAATGTGAAAGCTATCTAAAGCTAAGAGTTAGTAGTATGGGAGTTAGATGACCTCGCAGCAACATCTGAGTTCACACAGCTGAAAACCATAAATTTATGGGAATTAAGACCCAATGACTTTGTTTACTTTGGGGCTACACCCACATGTGCACCACAGTTCTCACTTCGCACCGTCTTGCTTGACTGCATGTCCTATTTGAACAGGAAAATTAATTGCATGTGTTAGCTTGACGCTAACAAACTGCTGGCTCTGTGCTTCCCTCAGGCTGAGTCCTACCAGGTGGATGAGGAGAACCAGGCCAACACCCTGGTGTCTGTTGCCCCCTTGCCCCAGGAGCCCCTTGACAAGGTCACCGCCAACGGAGAATCTCCACCAGAAAATGGAACCAACCCTTCCCCGACCACTAATGGGCACTCTTCCGCCGCCCAGACCCCA from Dunckerocampus dactyliophorus isolate RoL2022-P2 chromosome 8, RoL_Ddac_1.1, whole genome shotgun sequence encodes:
- the si:ch211-286o17.1 gene encoding hematopoietic progenitor cell antigen CD34 isoform X2 — protein: MAASASQQADRPAKMLALALLLTATIMNAGVRAQDENIITDAMPTMHAEDYIRGDMIPVVTPSDSGNEKLTVLFDFNKPAEQTTLAPTTEQTTDEEETTGAEGEAADEGQVTVDVYPDQPKVEEQQTPAPLPGRGDGPANIPGGDVVCVGKEAVHDKNAVNLKLAHSSNCENTKVRIQSVLEELCGEDCKLELYQEDNTDQILVSGQYVEDDIKGMVNKFNNDNIKDKAGVKEAVPHWRKNSKLVLVSLLLTGLLLAALLVAGYYFKTHHKNSKGVRLAESYQVDEENQANTLVSVAPLPQEPLDKVTANGESPPENGTNPSPTTNGHSSAAQTPVADTEM
- the si:ch211-286o17.1 gene encoding hematopoietic progenitor cell antigen CD34 isoform X1, with amino-acid sequence MAASASQQADRPAKMLALALLLTATIMNAGVRAQDENIITDAMPTMHAEDYIRGDMIPVVTPSDSGNEKLTVLFDFNKPAEQTTLAPTTEQTTDEEETTGAEGEAADEGQVTVDVYPDQPKVEEQQTPAPLPGRGDGPANIPGQGDVVCVGKEAVHDKNAVNLKLAHSSNCENTKVRIQSVLEELCGEDCKLELYQEDNTDQILVSGQYVEDDIKGMVNKFNNDNIKDKAGVKEAVPHWRKNSKLVLVSLLLTGLLLAALLVAGYYFKTHHKNSKGVRLAESYQVDEENQANTLVSVAPLPQEPLDKVTANGESPPENGTNPSPTTNGHSSAAQTPVADTEM
- the si:ch211-286o17.1 gene encoding hematopoietic progenitor cell antigen CD34 isoform X3; translation: MAASASQQADRPAKMLALALLLTATIMNAGVRAQDENIITDAMPTMHAEDYIRGDMIPVVTPSEQTTDEEETTGAEGEAADEGQVTVDVYPDQPKVEEQQTPAPLPGRGDGPANIPGQGDVVCVGKEAVHDKNAVNLKLAHSSNCENTKVRIQSVLEELCGEDCKLELYQEDNTDQILVSGQYVEDDIKGMVNKFNNDNIKDKAGVKEAVPHWRKNSKLVLVSLLLTGLLLAALLVAGYYFKTHHKNSKGVRLAESYQVDEENQANTLVSVAPLPQEPLDKVTANGESPPENGTNPSPTTNGHSSAAQTPVADTEM